GTTATGTAATGACAGGAAGTTGGGCTGATAAGGCTTTTAAAGAAGCTAAATTGGTCGGGGGCGCTCATGTAGCCGGTTCTTCAGAAGATAAGAAATTCGTAGCGATTCCAGAGTTAAGCTCGATCAAGGCTGCAGATAATGCGGCTTACCTTCATGTAACTTCCAATGAGACCATCGAAGGAACGCAGTATGCGGAATTCCCAGATGCTGGTTCGATCCCGCTAATTGCAGATATGTCTAGTGATATTCTATGTCGTCCAATCGATGTAAATCAATTTGGAATGATCTATGCTGGAGCTCAGAAGAATCTAGGTCCTTCCGGTGTGACTGTGGTTATCGCTAAAGAAGAATTGCTTGAAGAATCACCTTCTAACATTCCAACAATTATGCGTTACAGTACTCATTATAAAAATAACTCTCTTTACAACACACCTCCATCTTTCTCTGTATACATGGTTAACGAAGTGTTAAAATGGATTGAGGAGCAAGGCGGTCTAGCCGGCATCCAATCCAAGAATCTTGAAAAAGCGGGTCTCTTATACGATCATATCGATGGAAGTGACGGCTTCTACAGTGGTGTTGCTGAGAAGAGCAGCCGCTCCATTATGAATGTTACCTTCCGGATGCAATCGGAAGAACTCGAAAAACGGTTTGTTAAAGCTGCTGAGCTGGAAGGTTTTGTCGGCTTAAAAGGACATCGCAGTGTGGGTGGCTTGCGCGCTTCCATTTACAATGCAGTTCCTTACGAAAGTGTTAAGGCACTTTCTGATTTCATGAACCATTTCCGGCAAACTCAAGGTTAATGAACTCTATCGTAAACCTTCCGCCTATGGGTGGAAGGTTTTCAGTTTGTTTGGAGAAGCTATGGTTATGCACTAGAATAAAACATCTGGCTATCAAGCCTTTAGAGAGGAAGGAACCATATAATGGCACTCCATATCGTATTAGTTGAACCGGAAATCCCGGCCAATACTGGAAACATCGCGCGTACCTGCGCAGCAACAGGCACTCATCTTCACCTGGTTCGCCCACTCGGATTCCGTACAGATGATGCTACATTGAAAAGAGCAGGATTAGATTACTGGCATGCCGTTAACATTGAATATCACGATTCTTTTGCTGAAGTGCTCGAGAAGTATAGCGAGGGACGTTTCTTTTACGCAACAACGAAAGCTGAGAAGAGATATAGTGACTTTGATTTTCAAGATGGAGATTTCTTTGTCTTTGGTAAAGAAACGAAGGGGCTTTCTGCTGAAATTCTGGAAGCCGGAAAAGAAACAAAAATGCGCATGCCAATGAGTGATGCCGTGAGATCGCTAAATTTATCGAATTCTGCGGCTATTATTGTATATGAAGCCCTTCGACAGCTGGATTTTCCGAATCTTGTTTAGAAAAAAGACATTTTTTTTGTTTTTTTCAGCAGGATTCGACATTTTAATAACGAAATATAATGAATGAGCCGAAATAAATAGTAGCTACAAATTATTAGTTGAACAGGAGAGGTGTACGTTAGATATGAAACCTGCTGGTGTAGTTCGCAAAGTGGATCAGCTGGGTAGAATTGTTCTGCCTAAGTCCCTGCGTAAAAGGTATCAGATGAATGAAGGCGACCCGGTTGAAATTTTGGTACAGGGTGACCATATTATCCTGGAGCGCTATCGTCCAAAATGTGTTTTCTGCGGATCAATGGAAGGTGTAAGTGAATATAAAGATCGTTATATTTGCGCTGCATGCCTCTCAGAAATGACCCAATTGCCGAGACACGCCTAGGAAGTACATATTTACTCATTTAGAATTCGACGGCCTATAGTTTTCTAAATAAAGAAACTGCCCCATTCGTAGATATCGTCTACTTTATGCGGCAGTTTTTTTATACAAAAAATGCCTCAGAAGCCAAGAGCCTCTGAAGCATTAGTATAAATATAAGAATTTATATAGATTTCACACCGTAAATTAATCGTGCTGGTTTTCGCAGAAACGGGTACCGCCCCAAAAAGGACGGCAATACCGTTTCTTCTTGCTTATAAGCCTTTTGTTTTGTCGTCGTTGTAAGATGAGGTAAGGATGCCGACCATAAATAACACAAATACGAACGTTACGATCCAAAAGGTTAATGAGAACGACATACTGGCACCTCCATTAGCAAATGTATTCGTTATCAAGATTATAACCTGCAAATCAATAAAAATAAACGCAAATGTGATATGTTGCATAGACATTTTAATATAATCATTCAAAAAACAGGAAATTAGTCGGTACAGCTCTAAGATTTCCGTCCGAAGGTTTGTTGACTACTCTTCCGTTGAAGATAAGTGATGATGATCCTCCACCGTCCAGATTATAAGCATCCATCACGCCCATGTTATATAGCTTGTTCTGAATTTCCTCTAATTGTGCTCCAGAGCTACCTAGCTCATTATAGCCATCTGCTACAAAAATGAGAAGCTGATCATCCTTATAATTACCGATAACTGTACGTGGCGCCCGATTGGGGGAGGTTTTCCACTTTTCAGGGATGGGCACTTTGATGTTGTTCTTCAGTAGAACAGGCACAAAGGTTGCACCGAATACGGGTTCAAGTTGATCTAACTGTGCGCGACTGTAGAATTTTCCGCCGATTAACTGTCCGGACTTGTTCAGTCCTACGAAGCTGAGGTCCTTGAAGGTCGGCTCGAAACCATTGAGATACTTTCCATCAACCACAGTCGTGCTTAACGGGTAGCGTTTTCCGGATTGATCTGCAAAACCGCCTGCATTAATACCAGCAATGGCTCCATTACGCTGTACGGCATGCATAGTTGTTTCCGCACCGGAGGCTGTCTCCGCCAGGCTCATCTTCATAGCGGTCGGATCCTTCAGTTTGATTTTCAAAGCATAAGCTTTGTAGTTTCCTGGATTCAATCGATATAACTCAACTCTAATACGGTCGCTGCTAAGGATCTCAGAAGGGATTCCAAGCTTGGCAGAAATCCGGCGGTTATAGATAAGCTCAGGACGGCTAGCTTGCGTCTGCGCTGTTTCAACCAGCTTATTCATCATAGCAGTGGTTCCTTTATATAGCTTGGCGCTGGCGCTGATTGCATCTATGGTGTAGGATACAGTGCCTTCAGCTAGGGCTAAATCTTTTTTTAGTATGGCTGTTTCATTCAACGGCCCTGAGATAGGTGTGAATTGTCCTACATCAAGATCCAGCTCGATCGGTGGTCGATACCACCACATACATATCAGTAAACCTAGAAAAGGTGCGGTTAGAAGCAAAAAGAAACGGTTTACTCTTTTGACAGGCGTCATCATTTGATCAGATCCATTTGTTTCTTCAAAGCTTCTAACTGTTTGTTAACCTCGTTCAATTGCGTATATAGCTTATTACTATTATCTGTCTTGGCACTAGCATTATCTTTAGTGAAGGTTAATAGTTCGTTAAAACTTTGCACAGTATTCTGCAATTCCTTCACCTCTTCGGTCAGAACGGCAATTTTTGACTCATAGTCGGTCTTCAGAACGGTAAGTTGCTGCTGGCTCTGAGTGCTAAGTTCGCTCAGCACCTGCTGCTTCAAATGGTTCGTGTAGCTGTAAACAGCATATACACCAATTCCAATCATCACGATCCAGAACAGTAAAAACCATTTTACGGAAGGGCCGCTTCTCACAGCAGCACGGCGCGAGTGTACCGGGGACGTTTCCGCTAGCGGTTGCATTTGATCACCTCGGGTTGGTCTTTTTTTCAAGTCCCCATTCTATCAGACTTTGACTAGTTTCGCAAAAATGAAAGAGAGTGTGAAAACTAGAAAAAGTAATTGCATCCTATTAAACTACTGCGATACAATTTCTATAGATTGGAATTCTGATAGACGTACTCAAGGTAACCAGCTAGAGAATAAACGGACAAGTCATCATACTTCCTTGCTTGCGTTTAAACCGGAAACGCTGCGGCGCTTTCCTTTCTGGATTATTATATAAAGCAGGGGGTCTGGGCATTAATGATGAAGGTTTGGCAGGTGGTTATTGTGGGGTGTCATCCTACAAGTATGCTGGGGACGAAATTGATTTTGGAAGAGGGAGGAGAGCTTAAGGTTCTAGGAATGTATTCAACTTGGAACGAAGGCGCTTCCATCGTAAGGGAAAAGAATCCCGAGCTAGTGCTGGCAGATTATCATATGCCTGAAGGTAATATTGAGAGCGTGCTGTTAAATATGAAAAAAAGCTCACCAAACTCACATTTTGTCGTGATGACAGATGAAGACGGCAGGGATCTGCTTCAACCCCTCATAGAGCTGGGAGCGAGCGGGATATTCTCCAAAGGAGCTTCTCCTAATCAGCTTTTACAGCTGATCCTGGGTTTGCGAGTGGGTTTTCTTTCAATGCCGCTAGAATGGATAGAGAAAGGATCCTGGCCGATTTCGACATCTAAAGGACTGGATGATGTTCTTCAATTGACGCAGACAGAGATGTTTATTATGGAGCGAATCGTACAGGGGATTACCTATGATAAAATAGCGCTCGAAATTGCAGTAAGTCGTCGTTCGATTGACAATTACTTGCGCAAAATTTATGTGAAGCTTGATGTTTCGACGCGAGCGCAAGCCATTGAGAAATTTGCTCTCTTCTCAAGACAAAACAGGCAAATCTACGCATAACCCAAGCTATACGACATAATGACGGTAAAGGTGGAATATTCTTGAAATAGAAGAAAGCATATCATGTTGAATGGATAATTGTCCTTGGAAGAGGATCACCAAGCCATTTCTACTTGGTACTAGGGAAGGGGGATTTCGCATGCTTTACCAATTTTCTGCTCGCGCACACACACTGCTATCGTCACCGCTTCTAAGTATTCGCACCCAAACACGGAGAAGCTCCATGATATCGCTTGCTGAAGAATTACCAGCGGAAGAACTGTTCCCGTTATCGCTGCTTGCCGAAGCAGCCTCTACGGTGATATCTGCAGATGCAGGGGCACTTCAATATGGTGATCCTGCAGGGTATGGTCCACTTCGGGAGTGGCTTGCCGGGGATTGGCTCAGAGAAAAGGGGGTAACTGTTACTGAAGGTGGAGTTCTGCTAACAACGGGGAGCCAGCAAGCGATTGATTTGTTATCGCGGGTGTATATTGATCCGGGAGATCGCGTATTGGTAGAAAATCCGACATCTCCAGGATTCTTGCAAACTCTTCGGATGCAAGGCGCCATTATTATTCCCGTAGAGGGTGACTTGGACGGGCTTGATCCAGATCATTTGCGGAGGCAAATTGAACTGCATAAGCCAAAGATGCTGTTCGCAACACCAAGCTTTACGAATCCAAGCGGCATCCTATGGAGTTTAGAGAGACGGCGTGAGGTGCTGGATCTTTGTATCGCCTATAACATCCTGATTGTAGAAGATGACTCATATGGTGATTTACATTTTCAAAAGTATGGTGAACCTTGGGCCACAAGATTTCCATCTTTGTACGCACTGGAAAATATAAGTGACGGCGGACACGTATTATATATCGGTTCGTTCAGCAAGACCGTCGCGCCCGCGCTGCGGACGGGCTGGGCAGCAGGTAGCCGGGAAGTGATCGGGATGATGGCTGCGGCCAAGCAGATGGCAGACTGGCAATCGAGCGCATTAAATCAGCGGCTCTTGCATCATTTGTTGGATGTGACCGCTTTTGATCTTCGCGAGCATATTGCGCAGCTGAATCGAGAATATAACACACGGCTGAAGTTGATGGTGGAGCTGCTTAAACGTCCAGCTTGGAAGGGAAGCTCCTACGATCTGCCGTCAGGAGGCATGTTTCTTTGGGTATCTCCGCCGGAGGGGATGGATGTTATGGCACTGCTGAAATGTGCGCTGGGTAAGGGAGTGGCATTTTTACCGGGACCGCTATGTAGTGTGGATGGGAGCGGAAATCATATACGTCTTAACTTCAGCCATCCCGGCCGGGATGAGCTGCTGCTCGGCATGAATTTAATGAGCGAGGCGGTTAAGGAGTTCACGGCTCGGAGTTAGATTGATGTGGTTGTGAATGAACGGGATGGACTGACAGACGGAGAGACCGGTGAGACAGACGGGATGGGACTTACGGGCGGATATAAGGACAGACATTAGGATTGACGGTGACGGAACGTAGGACTGCTCGAAATGACCATGAATTTTACATCTGGCAGAAGTGAAGTATCGTATGAGACTATTTTTAGGGAGGATTTCCTTAATTATTGAAGATTTAATATTAGTGGTGTTGAATGTAACATCAGGTTTCAAAGGTGAAGGTTTCAGCATTAGCAGCATGTTAAAGTAATAATAGAGGAAATAGTAAATAAGGGTTGTGCTCGAAAGTGTAATAAGCTAATTAAAGTATAGCTTAGAAGAGCTGGACGAGGTACTTGCTTGTGATACTAATAAGAGATGAAGTTGGTACGAAATAATTATAAGTGTGATATGGATGTTATGTGTCACAGTTACGTATTGAGATACGAATACGAATTATGATAAAAATGCAATACGAACATGGCATGTATGACAACAAACGTGATATGAGTGGAATACGAACGTGGTATGAAATTAAATACTAATGTGGCAAGATTGGAATACCTAAAAAGCATCCCGTAGATGGGATGCTTTTTGCGTTATTTAGACATTGTTACGTGTGAATTAGAATAATACGTATAATGACCAAGTAAAAGATTAAATCAGAGTAAAGCTTAGAGCTGAGTAAAAGATTGAAATTCGTGTAAAAGATTTGAATTGAAAGAAGTTTTGCTAAGGATAGGCAAGAAAATTAATGTTAGTGATTGCTGTCATTGGAGGCGCCGCCAGTTATAGCGGCGTATTCCACTAGCGCGGCCTGACCGGCTGGGGTCAGGGTATAGCGCCCACGGCTGACACGGTGGAACCAGCCGTAGTAGTTGTGCTGCAGCATAGCGGCGGCGTTCGGTACGCCGCTATGCTTCCGCAGCTCGGCCGGAGTGATCCCGGCCGAGCGTGCGCTTGAGGCAGCGCTAGGGGCACCGCTTCGCGTGCCAGCCGCCGCTGCCTCCCGTGCTGCCGTGTCCCCGGCAGCACGCCCCTCCGGCGCTGAGCTCAGCGCCGGAGCCTGTGCAGCGGTGCTCGCCGCTGCACGTTT
This Paenibacillus sp. FSL R5-0345 DNA region includes the following protein-coding sequences:
- a CDS encoding response regulator transcription factor gives rise to the protein MMKVWQVVIVGCHPTSMLGTKLILEEGGELKVLGMYSTWNEGASIVREKNPELVLADYHMPEGNIESVLLNMKKSSPNSHFVVMTDEDGRDLLQPLIELGASGIFSKGASPNQLLQLILGLRVGFLSMPLEWIEKGSWPISTSKGLDDVLQLTQTEMFIMERIVQGITYDKIALEIAVSRRSIDNYLRKIYVKLDVSTRAQAIEKFALFSRQNRQIYA
- a CDS encoding aminotransferase-like domain-containing protein, which gives rise to MLYQFSARAHTLLSSPLLSIRTQTRRSSMISLAEELPAEELFPLSLLAEAASTVISADAGALQYGDPAGYGPLREWLAGDWLREKGVTVTEGGVLLTTGSQQAIDLLSRVYIDPGDRVLVENPTSPGFLQTLRMQGAIIIPVEGDLDGLDPDHLRRQIELHKPKMLFATPSFTNPSGILWSLERRREVLDLCIAYNILIVEDDSYGDLHFQKYGEPWATRFPSLYALENISDGGHVLYIGSFSKTVAPALRTGWAAGSREVIGMMAAAKQMADWQSSALNQRLLHHLLDVTAFDLREHIAQLNREYNTRLKLMVELLKRPAWKGSSYDLPSGGMFLWVSPPEGMDVMALLKCALGKGVAFLPGPLCSVDGSGNHIRLNFSHPGRDELLLGMNLMSEAVKEFTARS
- the trmL gene encoding tRNA (uridine(34)/cytosine(34)/5-carboxymethylaminomethyluridine(34)-2'-O)-methyltransferase TrmL encodes the protein MALHIVLVEPEIPANTGNIARTCAATGTHLHLVRPLGFRTDDATLKRAGLDYWHAVNIEYHDSFAEVLEKYSEGRFFYATTKAEKRYSDFDFQDGDFFVFGKETKGLSAEILEAGKETKMRMPMSDAVRSLNLSNSAAIIVYEALRQLDFPNLV
- a CDS encoding phosphodiester glycosidase family protein, producing MMTPVKRVNRFFLLLTAPFLGLLICMWWYRPPIELDLDVGQFTPISGPLNETAILKKDLALAEGTVSYTIDAISASAKLYKGTTAMMNKLVETAQTQASRPELIYNRRISAKLGIPSEILSSDRIRVELYRLNPGNYKAYALKIKLKDPTAMKMSLAETASGAETTMHAVQRNGAIAGINAGGFADQSGKRYPLSTTVVDGKYLNGFEPTFKDLSFVGLNKSGQLIGGKFYSRAQLDQLEPVFGATFVPVLLKNNIKVPIPEKWKTSPNRAPRTVIGNYKDDQLLIFVADGYNELGSSGAQLEEIQNKLYNMGVMDAYNLDGGGSSSLIFNGRVVNKPSDGNLRAVPTNFLFFE
- a CDS encoding AbrB/MazE/SpoVT family DNA-binding domain-containing protein, coding for MKPAGVVRKVDQLGRIVLPKSLRKRYQMNEGDPVEILVQGDHIILERYRPKCVFCGSMEGVSEYKDRYICAACLSEMTQLPRHA
- the serC gene encoding 3-phosphoserine/phosphohydroxythreonine transaminase produces the protein MNKRAYNFNAGPAALPLTVLERAQAEFVDFRESGMSIMEMSHRGAIYESVHNEAQERLLSLLGNPKGYKVLFVQGGASTQFAMIPMNLISEGQVGSYVMTGSWADKAFKEAKLVGGAHVAGSSEDKKFVAIPELSSIKAADNAAYLHVTSNETIEGTQYAEFPDAGSIPLIADMSSDILCRPIDVNQFGMIYAGAQKNLGPSGVTVVIAKEELLEESPSNIPTIMRYSTHYKNNSLYNTPPSFSVYMVNEVLKWIEEQGGLAGIQSKNLEKAGLLYDHIDGSDGFYSGVAEKSSRSIMNVTFRMQSEELEKRFVKAAELEGFVGLKGHRSVGGLRASIYNAVPYESVKALSDFMNHFRQTQG